Genomic window (Prinia subflava isolate CZ2003 ecotype Zambia chromosome 35, Cam_Psub_1.2, whole genome shotgun sequence):
GGGGTCTGGGGGTGAATTGGGGGGTCCGGGATGgactgggggctgcagggactcACCGCGGGCAGGGGCTCGGGGCTCGGGGCCAGCTCGATGCCGGGTAGCAGcgaggggcacaggggggtgCTGAGGTCACAGaccacctccagcagcaccgGGGGGGCCCCGTCTGGCCGGGGGGGCTCCGGGCTGGTGCCGAGGCCGCAGGCGATGTCGGGGTTCACCgtcagccccagcagctcctcggcTCCGCTGCCCTGCGGGGATACCGGGGCGGGGACACGGGACGGGGATCCCCGGGACACCCCGGTGGGAGTCCTGCCCCCCCGCGACCCTCCCGCCCCTACTCACATCGTCCTCCGGGAGCGTCAAGGTCTGGAAGCCCAGAACCGGCACCGGGAGCGAGGCGGGGCTCGGGAAGAGCCCGTCGGGCTCCGGGAGCTCCGGTGCCTCCATAGGGGCTCCTTGGGGACCCCCGCGGGACCCCTCGTGTCCCGGCGCCGGGGGATGAACCCCCTGCGCCCCCTCCTCGGGGTGCCCCGGCCTCCGCTGCCGTCCCCGGCGGTgccgccgcctccgcccggTGCCGGCGCTGGGCACCAGGATCTCCGGGATCCCGGGGAACCCGGCCAAGTCCCGCCCCGTGCCGGGAAGGGCCGGGACCATCCCTCCCCCAGCGGGGCTCGGGGTCCGGCCGCCCCACCGGGGCACcaggggcggcgcgggggggagGCTGCCCCGGTACCGGGTCCCGGAGGTCTCACGGGGGAACCGGGAACGCGGTCGGGTCTGGGGCAGCTCCGCTGCGGCCGCCGGTGGCTCTGGACCGGAGCCGGTGCCGCTTTACCCGCCGGTAACGGAATCGGGGGGAGAGGAACGGGGGGATGCCCCCGGTCAGGGGCTCCGGGAGTGCAGGAACGGGGGGATCCTCCCGGTAAGGGGGTCCCAGGAGTGACACGGCGGGGACACGGTGGGGACACCGAGGatcccccgccccgcccggccaGCGGACACGTGcgcgctcccggggccgcggggccgcgcgggcTCCGCTCGCTCTCCATTGGCTGCGGCGCACGTCAATCAGCGGCGCCACCGGGGATTCCGCGTCACTATTGGCTGGGCTGGCGGGgcaggccccgccccccggAGCTCCCGGGACGCGGTTGGGATGCGGCAGGCGGTGAgtgcggggcggcggggccggggggcgccgggggtccctgggggtcCCCGCGGGTCCCCGTCCTCGGCCCCGGCCCTCCGGACCTGCCCTCGATCCCGGTTCCGATCCCAGTCCCGGAAAAGCCGATCCCTGTTCCCCATCCCGTCCCTATTTCCCGGTACCCGGGTCtcgatcccggtcccgttcCTTGGTCCCGGTTCCCAATCCCGGTTCTCGGTCGTGGCCCCACCCCCGGCCCTTGATCCCGATTGCGGTCGTGGTCCCCGGTCGCGGTCCTTGATCTCTATCGCGGTCCGTGGCCCCCAGTTCCCCATCCCGGTCCCGGAAAAAACATTTCCCGATCGCGGTCCTTGATTCCGGTCCCGGTGCAGGAAACCCGGGTCCTGATCCCGGGCCTTGATCCCGGTCCCGCTCCCTCCCCGCCGCCCTGTCCGTGTCCCGGGGCCCCGGGCGGGGGGGTCGGGCCGGGTGAGTcaccggggccggggggcggctCTGACCGGCCCGTCCCGttccagccccgctccccgggGATGCGCAGCGCGGCTCGGAGCTCCCCCGGCGGCGGGCGCTGAGCTCCGGGAGCACGATGGACACCGGGGCCGCGCTGGCCTGGAGCCCCGGGGCCGCCTCGCAGCCCCCGCCCGGGCTGGGGGTGAAGTTGGGGtcgctggtgctgctgctgctgctgcccctcgcCTGCGGCCTCGCTCCCCTCTGGTGCTTCCGACAGCCCCCCGGTAccgggctcggggggctcggggggtcTGGGGCGTGCGGGACTCGGGGATTTGGGGGAGGTctgagggggtttgggggtgtggGGGAGCCCTGAGGGGATCGTGAAGTTGGGGGAGTTTGGGGAGTCTCAGGTAGTGGGGAGGTCGTGCGTGTCTGGGGGGTTCCAGGGGCTCACAGAGTTTGGGGTCTCAGCGTTCCCGGGGGTCCTGGGGAGTCTGGGGGTGACCCGAGGgtctgggacaggctgggacctgggctgtccccacctcggggctgtccccacctcagggctgtccccaagggctCTGTCAGGGcgcagggctgagggagggtCTCgttgggggtctcagcctccCGATTCCCCCCAGACCCCCGCAGCCCCGTGCTCAGCCTCGTGAGCTGCTTCTCCGGCGGAGTTTTCATGGGCACCTTCCTGCTGGACCTCCTGCCTGACTACCTGGGCAGCATCGCCGCGGCGCTGGAGGGGCTGCGAATCACGGTGAGAGCCCCGGGCCACCGgggcctgtccctgtccctgtccctgtgtctgtccctgtccctgtccctgtccctgttcctgtgccctgtcctctgtcccctgtccctgtccctgtccctgttcctgtgccctgtcctctgtcctctgtccctgtccctgtgtccctgtccctgtccctgtgcctgtccctctgtccctgtccctgtgccctgtccctgtccctgttcctgtgccctgtcctctgtcctctgtccctgtccctgtgtccctgtccctgtccctgtgcctgtccctctgtccctgtccctgtgccctgttctctgtccctgtccctgtgccctgttctctgtcctctgtccctgtccctgtccccacgggtgtcccctgtccccagggttGGGCTCAGCAGCTCGGGCTGGTGCAGAGAGGGTGGCTGGGACGGGCACAGTGGGGATGGACAGGGGGAAGGGGACAAGGACAGAGCATGGACAgtgcaggggggacagcaggagtGGGGTGAGGACACTGAGGATGGGGAAGGACAGGGGGGCTGGGACAACACAGCAGCGAGTGGAGACAGTGACAGCAGGGCCAGActggtgccagcagagcagccagaacGGTGACGATGTCCCCGGAGCCGCCGGGAGCCCCTTGTGTCCCACATGAGTCATGGAAAGATCCTCGCTGCGCCCGCAGCTTCCCCTTCCCGCTGACCCCGTCCCCGTCCCGCAGCTGCAGTTCCCCCTGCCCGAGTTCATCCTGGCCATGGGCTTCttcctggtgctggtgctggagcaggcgACGCTGGCGCAGCGGGAGCTGGCCGAGCCCCCCGAGGAGTCGCgggcgctgctgctgcccaacGGCTCCATCCAggccgcggctcccggcggcGCCGGCGGCTCCCTGGGCtcgccggtgccggtgcccgccggccccggggcgCTGCGTGCCGCGGCGCTGGCGCTGGCGCTGGCGCTGCACGCGGTGCTGGAGGGGCTGGCGCTGGGGCTGCGCGAGGGCGAGGCGGCCGCGCTGCGcgtgctgctggccctgctgctgcacaagggCGCCGTGGCCTTCGGCCTCTCGCTGGAGCTGCTGCGGAGCCGCCTGCGCCCGCCCGCCGTGGCCTCGTGCCTCGTGCTGCTGGCGCTGATGTCCCCGCTGGGCGTCGGCGTGGGCACGGCGctggcggcgggcgcggggccgcggcagCGCCTGTGCCGGGCCGTGCTGGAGGGGCTGGCGGCCGGCACCTTCCTCTTCGTCACCTTCCTGGAGATtctgccccaggagctgggggcGCCCCGGAATCGCATCCCCAAGGTCATCCTGATCCTGGCCGGCTTCGCGCTGGTCAGCGCCATCCTCTTCGTCAAGGGATGAGGtccccctggccctgcctcAGAGAATCCCGTGGGATCCACGTGcccccccctgcaccccctttCCTGAAGTGCCAAAGtgcctctcctgcctctgtgcctcagtttccctgccTAAACCATCCACTTCCTCAAGGGAGACCACGCCTGCCTTGGGATTCCCCATTCTGGCTCCTGGACACACCCCTGGAGCTCCTTTCCCACCCCGCTCCCCCTTTTCCGGAGTGCCAAAgtgcctgtctcagtgctgtgcctcagtttccccacctGCACAAGGGATTGGTGCTGTGACCCCCCCTCAGGACCCCGGGAGGGGGTGAGTGTCCCCCCCCCCATAACCACAAGTGCCTTTACAGACTCCCCCGGATTTGGGGGTGTTGGATAAAGCAAATAAAGGACTGAACACaaagtgctgcttctgcttgggGAGGGTGGGATGCCACTCGGGGGGTGTGTCACAGTGTGTccccccggccccagccccccGGATTATTGGGCTGGGagagtttttttccccctgatttCGGGTGCGGGGGTGTCTGCGCTGTTCCCGGGCATGGCCGGGGGTGACCCCAGAGCCGCCCCCATCTCGGGCCGCGCCATCCGCGCCCCCCTCACCGCCTCAGGCCACGCCCCCGATGGCCACGCCCCCTCGCCGCGCGGTGCTCTCTGGGATTTGTAGTCCGCACTTCCCTCCCCGCAGAGCATCTCCGAACCCGGCGCCTCCATTTCCCAGCCCGCCCTGCGCAGCGCCCGCACAGACCGCTGGGAGTTGTAGTCCAGGCCCCCAGCGCACCGCGTTGTTGGCGCTGCCTGCCGAACTACAGATCCCGGCGTGCcgcgcgcggcggcggcggcggagcggcggaGCGGGgaagatggcggcggcgggcgcgggggccgggcccgggcccggcgcggGACCCTCGGCTGGCGCCGGTGCGTCCAACCCGCGCAAGTTCAGCGAGAAGATCGCGCTGCAGAAGCAGCGGCAGGCGGAGGAGACCGCGGCCTTCGAGGAGGTCATGATGGAGATCTGCTCCACACGGGTGAGGACGGGCCGCCGCGCCGGATGCGCCGCGGGGCGCGGGGAGCCGGGGCggaggggccgtgaggggctgGGACGGGCCGGGGCTGAGCCAGGGGGGAGCCGGGGGAATCGTGAGGGGCTCAGGGGGGTCTTGAGGAGCTGGCGGGGGCCGTGATTTGAGGGGTCGTGAGGTGACGGGGGGGGCGCGGGTGTGGGGGGGGCCggaggggccgtgaggggctgGGGCGGCTGTGAagaatttggggagggggttgGAGGGGACTTGGGAGGCTGCGGAGATCTTGGGGTGGAGTTTGAGGGGTCCAGGGGCGCTGTGAagaatttggggagggggtAGAGGGGTCCGGGGGGGCTCTGAAGGGTTTGGGGGGGTGTTGGAGGGGGCTGTGaggattttggggagggggctggaggaGTCCGGGGGGCTCCCGGTGGGTCCCGGCGTGTCCCGTGTGCCCAGCGCAGctcccggggctgggctggggagaggatCCGGAGCTCCGGGCTCTGCCCCGGTCCCCGGGGACCCTCGGGGGTCCTGCCCGGGGTCCGGGGGATGCTTCACCCCGGGAGATgctgagcctgggcagggcagggatcccGGAGCTGCTCCCGGGATGGATCCGGGGTAATTCCCGCTCCGCAGCTCCGGGAAGGGCCGGTGCCGGCCCCGGGGGCTGCTCGGGGGGTCTCGGCAAGGCCGGGAATGCTCCGGACGGGCTTTCCCAGGCAGGGAAGGCTCCGGGAGGAGCTGGTCGGGAATTGCCTCCCGAGCCAGACCTGCGGGAGTTTCTGTCCACGATCCCGGAGTTTGGTGGAATTTGGTCCTTCCCGGCAAAACTGCGGGATGGAGGAGTGAGGATGCGGCTGTGGAAGCCGGGGAGACACGGAGGGGCTCTTCCAGGGGATGGgggcagctctgtccctgggaAGATCCAGGGATACCCAATAGAGCTTAAAAAAAGCGGGAATTTTTGGGTCGTAGAGCCCCGTGGCTCTTGGCTCTGCGGGGATCCGGGATCTGGGATGTCATTCGTGCGGTGACAGGGACATCCCTGGAGAGTTTGGGGATGGGCCGGAGCTTTCTGTCCGCTCCTGGGGAGTTTGGGAATGGggtggagcatccctggggagTTTGGGAAAGGGCCGGATCCCTTGCCGTGCCTCCATCCCCAGGGATTTTGGGAACGGGCCGGAgcctgggccgtgtttgcagagcaAACAGCTGGTTAATGTGCAGCAGGGGCAGCGGGATCACTCCTGGAATCTCTCCTCCAGGAAttcattccctgctccctcacTGGGATggttcctctgggaattccttccctgatcccagcctgggctggttcCCCTGGGACCCGCAGCCCCCCAGCTTTGCTCCGTGGTTCCCCTGGGACCCGCAGCCCCCCAGCTTTGCTCCGTGGTTCCTGGAGGTTTTCCTGGCTGTTCCTGGGCTGCTCCCGGGTTCCGGGCTCCTGCAGGGATCCTGGCTCAGGGCTCGGAGCTCGATCCCAAGACCTTAAGCCCCCGCGCAGCTCTGGGCGCTAATCCCGCCAGCTGCTGCCTAAATCTCCCgggttttgggttgttttccttgttttccccGCTGGATCTGGATTTCTGTGGTTTTACGCTCAGGAATTTGGTGTTTCCCGTTTCTCAGCTGTTTTTTGGGCTTcagcttctccttccctggggcTTCTCCAGGcgctgaggagcagcagctcttggaTCTGCTCAGGACCCCCCAGCTCGAAAGGGGATTCGTGGGGGTTGAGATCAGGGAAATGCTCCCTCCCTGTGGGTTTCACTGGGGGGCTCTGCTCTGTCAGGGTGGGGGGACTGGGCTGTCCCTGGTGCTGGGGGGCTGGTGGGGGCCATTCccttcctggggctgtgggatccCCGGTGTTTTCCTGGGATTCCCGGTGTTTTCCCGGGCTCCCCGGTGTTTTCCTGGGATTCCCGGTGTTTTCCCGGGCTCCCCGGTGTTTTCCCAGGCTCCCTCTCCCCGGTGTTTTCCTGGGATTCCCGGTGTTTTCCCAGGCTCCCTCTCCCCGGTGTTTTCCCGGGATCCCCGGTGTTTTCCCGGGTGTTTTCCCGGGCTCCCGTTATCTCCCGCTGGGCTTTGCTGTGACTCCTTCCCCCGGCCTTGAGTCCGGCTCCCTCTGGAATCTCCGGCACGGCCTTGGCGTGGAcgaggctggaaaatccctgcGGATCCCTGGAGGCCGGAGCCTGTCCGGGACTgccgggctcagcccctgctccgGGAATGTGGGACAGGGATCTGGGATCTCTCCGGGATCTGGGATCCCTCAGGGATCCGGGATCTCTCCGGGATCTGGGATCCTTGTCCATCCCGCTCCGGGGCGCCTGTGGATGAGGGAAGGGCTCCAGAGAGTCCCCTGGAGTGATGGGACGGGAGCCTGCGTGTCCCACGGTGCTGTGAGGGGCAGTGTGAGGGGGCCTGGACACCCCCCTGacgtgtccccccgtgtccccccgtgtccccccgtgtccccacagctgcaggcacagaagcTGCGGCTGGCCCACAGCCGGGGGCCCTTCTACAGCGGCTCCCTGCCCAACGTCAACCAGATCGGCACCGGCGGCCCCGAGTTCCAGGTGACCCCACGGGGGATCGGCgtggggtggggacagggggacgTTCCCAAATCCCTTCACCCGCTCCCGGGACTCCAGGGGGGGCTGCTCGTGCGCCCCCTCCCCGGGTGGAGCCCCCTCGGTGTCCCGGGGGTCTCACGCGTCCCCCTCCCCGCAGGGCCCGTCGCCGCTGGACTCCACGCGCAGCACGCGGCACCACGGGCTGGTGGAGCGCGTGCAGCGGGACCCGCGCCGGATGATGTCCCCCCTGCGCCGCTACGTCCGGCAGATATCCTTTGTCACCCTCTGTCACCCTCTGTCACCCTctgtcccgtgtcccctcccgCCCTCCCGGGGCGTTCGGGGGCCCCCTGCTCTCGGTGTGACCCTTAACGTGCCCCCCACATCGACAGCTCTCCCTACGGACCCACGTACCTGTCACCGCCGCCGGAGCCCAGCTGGAGGAGGTAACTCCGAGCTTTCCCTGGGTTCCCTGGGTTCCCTGGATCCCCTGGGTTCCCTGGATCCCCTGGGTTCCATGGATCCCCTGGATTCCCTGGGTTCCCTGGATCCCCTGGGTTCCCTGGATCCCCTGGGTCCCCTGGATTCCCTGATTCCCTGGATCCCCTGGATTCCCTGGATTCCCTGGATTCCCTGATTCCCTTGGATCCCCTGGATTTCCTGGATCCTGGGGATCTGTTCCCATCCCGGGGGTTTGAGGGCAGAGGAGGCTCCGGCACAGGCGCCGTTCCTGGAACTGGGAtgggggcagaggggtgggggcagctcctgcccctcacaTTCCGGGATTGTCCCACGAAGTGGGGGCTTGAGGAGGAATTCCATCCAGGAGGAGGGATctggctgaggggacagggacaggggacaaatCCgagctccagctccatccctggagtgtcTCTGTCCCAGTGTGGGGTGTGACagccgtgtccctgtccccatcccatctccctgccattcccagccctcccgTGGCTGGGAGTGGGGTCATGGATCAACTGTCCTGCCTCCCCCACGGCTCCTTGTCCCCCGCCCCGCTGatcccccttcctccctccacaGGACCATGCCCTGGAGCAATTTCCCGATGGAAAAAGGACATTTATTCCGCCTGCCCTCGGCTCTCAACAGGTGCTGGGTTGTTTGATTCCGTGTTCTCCGTGTCCCCAAGCcaggctccagcccttcctgggatcCCTGGGGAGGAGGTGGCCCTGGGGACCCCTGGAGGGCCCTGGGACCCCCCTGGGGAGGAGGTGGCCCCCGGCTCCCCCTCAGGGCCCCCCGCCGGAGGGGTCCCTGTCCTCCCCCGTGCCACAGCTGAACAATGTCCCTCTTTGTCACTCGCCCCAGCggcccttcccagcccttccgTGCCCTCCTCCGCCTTGAACAGGGAACAGCCGGGGGTCCCCAGCCCCTGAAGGGTCCCCAGCCCCTGAAGGGTCCCCAGGGGGTCCCATTGTCCCCCCATGCTGGGGGTGGTGGAGGAGACGGGAGCGGAGCTTGtctgggggcacagggagagggacCCCCGTGGGGAGGGGGCGCAGGAATGGCAGGGGGGcatggggctggggcagggggctggggcaggggcctgtcagggggctggggcagggggatgtggggctggggcagggggctcTCAGTGGGccgggggctcggggctggggcaggggggttgtcagggggctggggcagggggctcTCAGTGGGCtgggggctcggggctggggcaggggggttgtcagggggctggggcagggggctcTCAGTGGGCtgggggctcggggctggggcagggggctcTCAGTGGGCCGGGGGcttggggctggggcagggggctcTCAGTGGGccgggggctcggggctggggcagggggctcTCAGTGAGccgggggctcggggctggggcagggggctcTCAGTGAGccgggggctcggggctggggcagggggctcTCAGTGGGCCGGGGGCTCGGATCCAGGCTGCTCTCCCCGTTCCAGGACGAATTCCGACTCGGCGCTGCACACGAGCGTGATGAACCCCGCGCCCCAGGACGCCTACCTGGGCCCCTCGCAGGCCGGGCCGCCCCCCGGCCGCCGCGCAGGTGAGCCCCCcacacccagctgtgccccccagagcccccgggggggtcctggggcagccccctcccctcagcacctccctgaCCCTCCTGTTCCCCCACAGGTTTCCTGGATGGGGATTCGGACAGCAAAGGTGAGCCTGGCaccagctgtgtccagctgtgcccagctgtgcccagctgtgcccagctgtgtccagctgtgtgcccagctgtgtgtccagctgtgtgcccagctgtgcccagctgtgtgcccagctgtgtgcccagctgtgtgcccagctgtgtgcccagctgtgcccagctgtgtgcccagctgtgtgtccagctgtgccccgctcctccctgtgccagggggcTCTGATgtcccccctgtgtcccccccacCTCCCACTgaccccctgtcccctccccagtgTTTCTTTTCCAAGTGCCTCCCATCGAAGAGAGCTTCGATGACAACAAGCACTCGCTGAAGCCCTGGGACACCAAGAAGGTGGGCGGgggtgtcccctgtgtccccctgtgtgtccccaggcctGGCCTCactcctgtgctctgctcccGCAGCTCTCGTCCTCCTCGGCCCGGCCACGCTCCTGCGAGGTCCCGGGAATCCAGTGAGtactgggagggactgggatgggaaggggatccccggggaggggctggggtggggagggggatcccagggaggggagaggatcCCGGGGAGGGGAtcccagggaggggctggggtgggagagggcttgctggggagggggatgtGTGGAAGCAGGTGGGTACTGGGGAGGgtctggagctgggcaggggcacaCTGGGGCACACTGGGGGCcactgctggggcaggcagCCCCGCTCCTGCCCTGATCCTgtctctcccccctccccagcataTTCCCATCCCCGGATCAACCTCCCAACGTGCCCCTCATGCCCTCGGCCCTCAACACGGGGGGGTCCCTGCCCGACCTGACCACGCTGCACTTCCCGTcgcccctgcccacccccctGGACCCCGAGGAGGCCCCGTACCCCCCCCTGAGCgggggcagcagcacctccaacCTGGCCACCACCATGACCCACCTGGGCATCAGCGGCACCAGCGGCGTCGGGCTGGGCTACGACCCCCCGGGTGAGCCGGGCCCCCTCCCTGCACGGGGGCCAGAGGGGACCcccgggctgggagctgctgtgggggacacagggagccCCCGGCCAGtgcccagcagggatggggactcccaGTGTGGGGGGACACAAAACCCAGGCGGAGTCCTGGGGTGGCTGCTCCAGGAATCCCAGTCCGGGATGGAGCCTCGGCAGGCTGGGagtggggtggggatggggtctgatggatttgggggtgctgtgggtgttTGGGGGGAGCCCAGCTCCCAccctcctgctctgtggggGCCTGGGGGGAGCCTGGCTCTTGCTCCATGGGCTCTGACGGCGTCAGGGGCCTTGCAGGGGTCTGGGAGGTGCCCGTCTCCCACCCCGGTGCCCCCTCACGCCGCTGTCCCCCTGCCCGGGGTGTGTGTCCGTCCCTGTGTCCGTCTCCATCGTTGTGGTCGCtccgtccccctccctcccccggGAGCCCCTCCCGGGCCGTCCCGGGgctcggggctgtgccggggtaACGGTGCTCTCTGTTTTTGTCCCCACAGGACTCCCCtcacctctgcagagctccctgagtAACCCGTCCCTGCAGTCCTCCCTGAG
Coding sequences:
- the SLC39A1 gene encoding zinc transporter ZIP1 isoform X1, producing the protein MNPLRPLLGVPRPPLPSPAVPPPPPGAGAGHQDLRDPGEPGQVPPRAGKGRDHPSPSGARGPAAPPGHQGRRGGEAAPVPGPGGLTGEPGTRSGLGQLRCGRRWLWTGAGAALPAAPLPGDAQRGSELPRRRALSSGSTMDTGAALAWSPGAASQPPPGLGVKLGSLVLLLLLPLACGLAPLWCFRQPPASRFPPDPRSPVLSLVSCFSGGVFMGTFLLDLLPDYLGSIAAALEGLRITLQFPLPEFILAMGFFLVLVLEQATLAQRELAEPPEESRALLLPNGSIQAAAPGGAGGSLGSPVPVPAGPGALRAAALALALALHAVLEGLALGLREGEAAALRVLLALLLHKGAVAFGLSLELLRSRLRPPAVASCLVLLALMSPLGVGVGTALAAGAGPRQRLCRAVLEGLAAGTFLFVTFLEILPQELGAPRNRIPKVILILAGFALVSAILFVKG
- the SLC39A1 gene encoding zinc transporter ZIP1 isoform X2; the protein is MNPLRPLLGVPRPPLPSPAVPPPPPGAGAGHQDLRDPGEPGQVPPRAGKGRDHPSPSGARGPAAPPGHQGRRGGEAAPVPGPGGLTGEPGTRSGLGQLRCGRRWLWTGAGAALPAAPLPGDAQRGSELPRRRALSSGSTMDTGAALAWSPGAASQPPPGLGVKLGSLVLLLLLPLACGLAPLWCFRQPPDPRSPVLSLVSCFSGGVFMGTFLLDLLPDYLGSIAAALEGLRITLQFPLPEFILAMGFFLVLVLEQATLAQRELAEPPEESRALLLPNGSIQAAAPGGAGGSLGSPVPVPAGPGALRAAALALALALHAVLEGLALGLREGEAAALRVLLALLLHKGAVAFGLSLELLRSRLRPPAVASCLVLLALMSPLGVGVGTALAAGAGPRQRLCRAVLEGLAAGTFLFVTFLEILPQELGAPRNRIPKVILILAGFALVSAILFVKG
- the SLC39A1 gene encoding zinc transporter ZIP1 isoform X3; translation: MDTGAALAWSPGAASQPPPGLGVKLGSLVLLLLLPLACGLAPLWCFRQPPASRFPPDPRSPVLSLVSCFSGGVFMGTFLLDLLPDYLGSIAAALEGLRITLQFPLPEFILAMGFFLVLVLEQATLAQRELAEPPEESRALLLPNGSIQAAAPGGAGGSLGSPVPVPAGPGALRAAALALALALHAVLEGLALGLREGEAAALRVLLALLLHKGAVAFGLSLELLRSRLRPPAVASCLVLLALMSPLGVGVGTALAAGAGPRQRLCRAVLEGLAAGTFLFVTFLEILPQELGAPRNRIPKVILILAGFALVSAILFVKG
- the CRTC2 gene encoding CREB-regulated transcription coactivator 2; protein product: MAAAGAGAGPGPGAGPSAGAGASNPRKFSEKIALQKQRQAEETAAFEEVMMEICSTRLQAQKLRLAHSRGPFYSGSLPNVNQIGTGGPEFQGPSPLDSTRSTRHHGLVERVQRDPRRMMSPLRRYVRQIDSSPYGPTYLSPPPEPSWRRTMPWSNFPMEKGHLFRLPSALNRTNSDSALHTSVMNPAPQDAYLGPSQAGPPPGRRAGFLDGDSDSKVFLFQVPPIEESFDDNKHSLKPWDTKKLSSSSARPRSCEVPGIHIFPSPDQPPNVPLMPSALNTGGSLPDLTTLHFPSPLPTPLDPEEAPYPPLSGGSSTSNLATTMTHLGISGTSGVGLGYDPPGLPSPLQSSLSNPSLQSSLSNPNLQASLRSPSLQASLSNPSLQSSHSSSSIPSSLSNQSLPSSLSSSLSNPSLPTSPRSQPLQSSPSNPSLPSGLGGSFAATSPRRRVPLSPLSLPVAGDCRRQHPKQFSPTMSPTLSSITQGVPLDTSKLPADQRLPPYPYGQPGVLLGSQPPPRAPQPPPRPYNPPYGPGGALGQPLGQPPSDFGLGSLEQFGIGESPPGNSGGFPEELGALSYPPSEGGYDPPGLSRPNLSNCSRHGPIPNIIFTGDSPPGLSKEIATALAGVPGFEVEGGSLGGLGGLEEELRIEPLTLDGLSMLSDPCALLTDPAVEDSFRSDRLQ